From a region of the Sulfitobacter alexandrii genome:
- a CDS encoding 3-carboxyethylcatechol 2,3-dioxygenase: MIVGSVCMSHSPIMDRNRAAPEAEKRFWRAIDKASDYVAEADPDLVVIFHPDHVNGFFYKLLPSFCIGIEGDSVGDFGTVAGKLDIPAGRAWSCAEHTLKEGVDVAVSYRMDVDHGGVQPIELLSAKVPLTRMIPIFVNCALAPRPTMARVRALGEAVGRWAASCPERVLIVGSGGLSHDPPIASLDTATPEVRQRLIDGGPLPHSARTARQNNVMGEGPRFAAGQSKLLALDADWDKMLLDGFAAGDLSTLDSSDDQTISQTGGRGSHEVRCWIAALAALGQGYKSDVLFYEPIPEWLTGMGIMTATPA, encoded by the coding sequence ATGATTGTTGGAAGCGTCTGCATGTCGCACAGCCCTATCATGGATCGGAACCGCGCGGCACCTGAGGCCGAGAAACGATTCTGGAGGGCCATCGACAAGGCGAGCGACTATGTTGCTGAAGCCGATCCGGACCTGGTGGTGATTTTTCATCCGGACCACGTGAACGGTTTCTTCTACAAACTTCTGCCGTCTTTCTGCATCGGAATCGAAGGCGACTCCGTGGGCGATTTCGGCACCGTTGCGGGCAAGCTCGATATTCCCGCAGGCCGGGCCTGGTCCTGCGCCGAACACACGCTGAAAGAAGGCGTCGATGTTGCGGTCTCCTACCGCATGGATGTGGATCACGGCGGTGTTCAGCCGATCGAATTGCTCTCGGCAAAGGTGCCGTTGACGCGCATGATCCCGATTTTCGTGAATTGTGCCCTGGCGCCGCGGCCGACGATGGCAAGGGTCCGCGCTCTCGGCGAGGCGGTCGGCCGCTGGGCAGCATCGTGCCCTGAACGGGTGCTGATCGTGGGTTCCGGCGGGTTGTCGCACGATCCGCCAATTGCCTCGCTGGACACGGCAACGCCGGAAGTGCGCCAACGGCTGATTGACGGCGGCCCGCTGCCGCACTCGGCGCGCACGGCACGACAGAATAACGTGATGGGAGAGGGGCCGCGCTTTGCCGCCGGGCAGTCGAAGCTGCTAGCGCTCGATGCTGACTGGGACAAGATGTTGTTGGACGGCTTCGCGGCTGGTGATCTCTCCACGCTCGACTCATCAGACGACCAAACGATCTCGCAGACCGGTGGCCGGGGCAGCCATGAGGTGCGTTGCTGGATCGCTGCATTGGCGGCCCTGGGTCAGGGCTACAAATCAGACGTGTTGTTCTACGAACCTATTCCGGAATGGCTTACGGGCATGGGCATCATGACGGCCACACCGGCCTGA
- a CDS encoding IclR family transcriptional regulator domain-containing protein, whose product MTIAGDSDTASPYKEIRAVTRALDLLEAAGDLGWAKVGELATFTGIDRATLYRLIHTLELKGYLMRRAEDGSVSLTERVHQLSDGVRYEDVATQIMSQMLHELTEQVIWPSDFATLVSGQMVIQASSHKYSPVSVHRRLVGKTRSVLRSALGLAYLSSLGRSDLARTLDILHRIGTLDGQDLAILGNIDGRLDEIHRRGYALSVGLIEENISAIALPVKLGRKSIGAVNIAFFRTAMSPAEAAATCLQPLRECIARSEAALKAQTRY is encoded by the coding sequence ATGACAATAGCTGGCGATTCCGATACCGCCTCCCCCTACAAGGAGATACGTGCGGTCACGCGCGCTTTGGATCTGCTGGAGGCTGCGGGTGATCTGGGGTGGGCAAAGGTCGGCGAACTTGCGACCTTCACCGGAATCGACCGCGCCACGCTGTATAGGCTTATCCACACGCTTGAACTCAAAGGTTATCTTATGCGCCGCGCCGAGGATGGCTCGGTGTCGCTGACCGAGCGGGTACACCAACTCAGCGATGGCGTTCGGTACGAAGATGTCGCGACGCAGATCATGTCGCAAATGCTGCACGAACTCACCGAGCAGGTCATTTGGCCAAGTGATTTTGCGACGCTGGTTTCCGGGCAGATGGTGATTCAGGCGTCCAGCCACAAATACAGTCCTGTTTCGGTTCACCGTAGGCTGGTGGGCAAGACGCGGTCCGTTCTCCGTTCGGCGCTGGGGCTTGCCTATCTTAGTTCGCTCGGTCGCTCAGACTTGGCGCGCACTCTGGACATATTGCACCGAATCGGCACGCTCGATGGCCAGGACCTTGCGATTCTGGGCAACATTGATGGTCGGCTTGACGAAATCCACCGGCGCGGTTACGCGCTATCGGTCGGGTTGATCGAAGAGAACATCAGCGCCATCGCCCTGCCCGTCAAACTCGGGCGCAAATCGATCGGCGCAGTCAATATCGCCTTTTTCCGCACGGCGATGTCGCCCGCTGAAGCGGCTGCGACTTGCCTCCAACCCCTGCGCGAGTGCATTGCCCGGTCCGAGGCGGCTCTGAAAGCGCAAACGCGTTATTGA
- a CDS encoding TRAP transporter substrate-binding protein produces MSISTICRRFTALTLGVALSTTIVSTANAQEVTLRFASFTGPTNFLNTGLFEPWFKKLEEESGGKLKVEFLTGGSAAAPNEVFDSVEAGLIDLGWSITSYNSGRFKSAGVTELPLLASGSSETSAALAALYEDGLIEGFESVKVVGIGTADIARLHHSGEITGLDDFKGAKVRAAGSVLSAMITAVGATPVGLPAPAIAEALSKNVVDAAAADWFAVEGFSLLDVTLGHVDIPLGTTPMYIVMNQNTYDRLPPDIQKVFDDNPPSAFAAFWGPGLEDESNRVRAVVESTPGHHIIVPSEAEMAKWSAAADKVIAEWVEATPNGATVLDAYRAEIKAWRESQ; encoded by the coding sequence ATGTCCATTTCAACGATCTGCCGTCGTTTTACGGCGTTAACCCTTGGTGTCGCTCTGTCGACCACCATTGTTTCTACGGCCAACGCGCAGGAAGTTACGCTCCGTTTCGCGAGTTTTACCGGCCCAACAAACTTCCTGAATACCGGTCTCTTCGAGCCCTGGTTCAAGAAGCTGGAAGAGGAATCGGGCGGCAAGCTCAAGGTGGAATTCCTCACCGGTGGCTCGGCTGCCGCTCCAAACGAAGTGTTCGATTCCGTCGAGGCGGGCCTGATTGATCTTGGCTGGAGCATTACATCTTATAACTCCGGTCGGTTTAAGTCGGCGGGCGTCACAGAGCTGCCACTTCTTGCCAGCGGCTCTTCCGAGACATCCGCAGCCCTTGCAGCCCTCTATGAGGACGGCCTCATCGAGGGATTTGAGTCCGTGAAGGTGGTTGGCATCGGTACCGCTGATATTGCGCGTTTGCACCATTCCGGCGAGATCACCGGGTTGGACGATTTCAAGGGCGCCAAGGTGCGCGCTGCGGGCAGCGTTCTCTCGGCCATGATCACCGCCGTTGGCGCCACTCCGGTCGGACTGCCGGCTCCGGCCATCGCTGAAGCGCTGTCCAAGAATGTGGTCGATGCGGCCGCTGCCGACTGGTTTGCTGTCGAAGGGTTTTCGCTGCTCGACGTCACGCTCGGCCATGTCGACATCCCGCTCGGTACGACGCCGATGTATATCGTCATGAACCAGAATACCTACGATCGCTTGCCGCCGGATATCCAAAAGGTCTTCGACGACAACCCGCCGTCCGCCTTCGCCGCATTCTGGGGCCCGGGTCTTGAGGACGAGAGTAATCGTGTCCGGGCCGTGGTGGAATCAACGCCAGGCCATCACATCATCGTCCCGAGCGAAGCGGAAATGGCCAAATGGTCAGCGGCCGCCGACAAGGTGATCGCGGAGTGGGTCGAGGCCACGCCCAACGGGGCGACTGTGCTGGACGCATACCGCGCTGAAATCAAAGCCTGGCGCGAGAGTCAGTAA
- a CDS encoding TRAP transporter large permease subunit, with the protein MSAATANVTEVAGGGLREFAARQLANAAGLMLLGLSLAFTLDVLLRWSISAPILGLYEVAELCFAVVMALALVWTNTRQSHVAMGILAQITGREAAPRLIAAGLGLFVSCLFAWFLIRYAIGKASHGETTLVTGLPKAPFWGAAAVMIGLAALAQLAVFVSELASYLRNPGKRLRDVVPPTLMVAAAFAVMLSTAYFAPTLGAGPKVLASFAILYLLALAHVPIGVALAIAGLGAVLLQMGFRPALLIGTNNLTGSLSSVDLAAVPLFLMMGNLAVAAGFADDIFTAATAVFGRLRGGHALAAVMGCAGFGAISGSSVATTATLGGVAFREMQSRGYAPGLSTGSIAAGGTLGALIPPSVVLIIYCVISEISIAKAFTAAIVPGMLALALYVASVLIQVRLRPDAAPVPDSSETFAPVYALRIAWRPITLFLAVLGGLYGGVFTVQEAAAVGAGFSFVAWLMSGRASVSGLFEALRDAAGTSAGLYLLIIGANIFGSHLNFAGMAQALEAVINPDTLPAWAVLTLLAIMYLVLGSIFDTVAAVVITVPFVLPIILSMGFDPIWWGIVTLTLVEIGMITPPIGMNVFVMKAVVGNRVRLSTIFGGVLPFLAADLLRMVLLIAFPAISLWLGGVLS; encoded by the coding sequence ATGTCTGCCGCCACAGCCAACGTTACCGAGGTGGCTGGGGGTGGGCTGCGCGAGTTCGCGGCCCGCCAGCTGGCCAACGCGGCGGGCCTCATGCTGCTCGGGTTGTCGCTCGCCTTCACCCTGGATGTCCTGCTGCGCTGGAGCATTTCGGCACCAATCCTCGGATTGTATGAAGTTGCAGAACTTTGCTTTGCGGTTGTTATGGCGCTGGCTCTGGTCTGGACGAACACGCGACAATCGCACGTTGCAATGGGTATACTGGCCCAGATCACAGGTCGTGAGGCCGCTCCGCGCCTGATCGCGGCGGGCCTCGGCTTGTTCGTGTCCTGCCTTTTTGCATGGTTTCTTATCCGATACGCCATCGGGAAAGCGTCACATGGCGAGACGACGCTGGTTACGGGGCTGCCCAAGGCCCCGTTCTGGGGTGCGGCCGCTGTTATGATCGGGCTCGCGGCGCTGGCACAGCTTGCGGTCTTCGTCTCGGAACTTGCCTCCTATCTTCGGAATCCGGGCAAACGGCTGCGCGATGTGGTTCCGCCCACGCTCATGGTCGCCGCCGCTTTCGCGGTGATGCTGAGCACGGCGTATTTCGCACCGACGCTTGGGGCGGGGCCAAAGGTCCTGGCCTCCTTCGCTATTCTTTACCTCCTGGCGCTGGCGCATGTCCCGATTGGCGTGGCATTGGCGATTGCCGGGCTTGGCGCTGTCTTGCTTCAGATGGGGTTTCGCCCGGCCCTGCTCATCGGCACAAATAACCTGACCGGAAGCCTGTCCAGCGTCGATCTGGCTGCGGTGCCGTTGTTCCTGATGATGGGAAACCTCGCGGTCGCGGCAGGTTTTGCCGATGACATCTTCACCGCTGCGACGGCGGTTTTTGGTCGCCTGCGCGGCGGCCATGCACTCGCCGCTGTCATGGGCTGCGCTGGTTTCGGTGCCATCAGCGGCTCGTCGGTGGCCACCACCGCCACGCTTGGCGGTGTCGCTTTTCGCGAGATGCAATCACGCGGCTATGCGCCGGGGCTCTCGACTGGCAGCATCGCCGCCGGCGGCACACTGGGCGCGCTTATTCCGCCCTCAGTGGTCCTGATCATCTACTGCGTCATTTCCGAAATTTCGATCGCCAAGGCGTTTACGGCAGCGATTGTTCCGGGGATGCTGGCCCTGGCGCTCTACGTCGCGTCTGTCCTTATCCAGGTCCGGCTGCGTCCCGATGCGGCGCCGGTCCCCGACAGTTCCGAAACTTTCGCCCCGGTCTACGCGCTGCGCATCGCCTGGCGCCCGATCACCCTGTTCCTGGCTGTGCTGGGGGGGCTTTATGGCGGCGTCTTCACCGTGCAGGAGGCCGCTGCGGTCGGAGCCGGTTTCTCCTTCGTGGCTTGGCTCATGTCGGGCCGCGCCTCTGTCAGCGGCCTGTTCGAAGCCTTGCGGGATGCTGCGGGCACCAGCGCCGGACTTTATCTATTGATCATCGGCGCCAATATCTTCGGTAGTCATCTGAACTTTGCGGGTATGGCTCAGGCTTTGGAGGCCGTGATCAACCCGGATACCCTGCCCGCCTGGGCGGTTCTGACCTTGCTGGCCATCATGTACCTGGTGCTTGGAAGCATCTTCGACACAGTGGCCGCCGTGGTCATCACCGTGCCCTTTGTGTTGCCCATCATCCTGTCAATGGGTTTCGATCCGATCTGGTGGGGCATCGTCACGCTGACACTTGTCGAAATCGGCATGATAACCCCCCCGATTGGAATGAACGTGTTCGTGATGAAGGCAGTCGTGGGCAATCGCGTCCGGCTTTCCACCATCTTTGGTGGGGTATTGCCGTTTCTGGCCGCTGATTTGTTGCGCATGGTGCTGCTTATCGCCTTTCCCGCGATCTCGCTTTGGCTTGGCGGGGTGTTGAGTTGA
- a CDS encoding 2-keto-4-pentenoate hydratase — protein MTSLQDRAALLDNAAFATRPVPQLPPDKALSVEDAYAIQAIVVAHRLARGERLAGVKLGLTSEAKMKQVGVNEVILGQLTDAMHHDEGDSLDLGPLIHPRVEPEIAFVLRSPLPPDPTPQEALACVEAVAPALEIIDSRYDGFRFDLGDVIADNASSAGYVLGRRFPPETEISDIAISIAMSDGPEETGSSAAILGHPLNALAAAGRLACARGISTSAGDVVLAGAATAAISLSAGAVVSAEFGPLGRIELRLSPSPTLET, from the coding sequence ATGACCAGCCTCCAGGACCGCGCGGCCCTTCTCGATAATGCCGCTTTCGCAACCCGGCCCGTGCCGCAACTCCCTCCGGACAAGGCTCTGTCCGTCGAGGACGCCTATGCCATCCAGGCGATTGTGGTTGCGCATCGACTGGCGCGGGGCGAACGACTGGCTGGGGTGAAACTCGGCCTCACCAGCGAAGCGAAGATGAAACAGGTTGGCGTGAACGAGGTCATCCTCGGTCAACTCACCGACGCGATGCACCATGACGAAGGCGACAGTTTGGACCTCGGCCCGCTGATTCATCCCCGTGTCGAACCCGAAATTGCATTTGTGCTGCGCAGCCCACTGCCGCCGGATCCGACACCGCAGGAAGCTCTGGCCTGCGTCGAGGCGGTGGCCCCAGCGCTGGAGATCATCGATTCCCGCTACGACGGATTCCGTTTCGACCTTGGCGATGTGATCGCCGACAATGCGTCCTCTGCCGGCTATGTTCTTGGCCGCAGGTTCCCGCCTGAAACCGAGATTAGCGATATCGCCATCTCGATTGCCATGTCGGACGGGCCGGAAGAGACTGGCTCAAGCGCCGCAATTCTCGGGCATCCCCTCAACGCGTTGGCGGCGGCCGGGCGCCTCGCCTGCGCGCGTGGTATCAGCACATCGGCAGGCGACGTGGTCTTGGCCGGGGCCGCCACCGCCGCCATTTCGCTGTCTGCGGGTGCCGTTGTCAGTGCCGAATTTGGCCCGCTCGGCCGGATCGAGCTTCGCCTCAGCCCGTCACCAACGCTTGAAACCTGA
- a CDS encoding 2-hydroxymuconate tautomerase, translating to MPIAEILIFEGRSDDQKRAIMREVTDALARSMDAEPERIRVILKEIPTNHFSVAGVSIADSRAAGNPPGKK from the coding sequence ATGCCGATAGCAGAAATCCTGATCTTCGAGGGTCGAAGCGACGACCAGAAGCGCGCGATCATGCGCGAGGTCACCGACGCCCTGGCGCGGTCCATGGATGCCGAGCCGGAGCGCATTCGCGTGATCCTGAAAGAGATCCCGACAAATCACTTTTCGGTTGCGGGCGTCTCCATCGCCGACAGCCGCGCCGCCGGAAACCCACCAGGAAAGAAGTAG
- a CDS encoding alpha/beta fold hydrolase → MPHFTASDGARLFYRDGGDGPILVCLHGLTRNGSDFELLRPLFPDHRLVALDARGRGLSEQTGAETYTVPREGEDVLNLLDHLGIEAAPFLGTSRGGMVTMALAAHVPERVLGLCLNDIGPEMEPDGRMRITTYVGLQPKERNIDARIAAMSTHHPGFYGVPDARWCEEVQHHFAETPDGLRITYDPALRDAFMATLDRAPNMWHGFDALAGRPVAVIRGENSDILSTRIVEEMALRRPDLIRTEVPDRAHMPFLDEPESLAVLRAYLAAVAAAEGNS, encoded by the coding sequence ATGCCCCATTTTACCGCTTCGGACGGCGCTCGCCTGTTTTATCGCGATGGCGGTGACGGGCCGATCCTGGTTTGCCTGCACGGCCTGACCCGGAACGGGAGCGATTTCGAACTGTTGCGTCCGCTTTTTCCGGACCACAGACTGGTTGCCCTCGACGCACGCGGGCGCGGCCTCTCCGAACAAACCGGCGCGGAGACTTACACCGTGCCCCGCGAAGGTGAGGATGTCCTGAACCTGCTCGATCACCTAGGGATCGAGGCCGCGCCATTTCTGGGTACATCGCGCGGCGGCATGGTGACCATGGCGCTGGCCGCGCATGTCCCGGAGCGCGTCCTGGGCCTGTGTCTGAATGATATCGGCCCCGAAATGGAGCCGGACGGGCGGATGCGGATCACCACCTATGTCGGGCTCCAGCCCAAAGAACGCAATATTGACGCGCGCATTGCGGCAATGTCCACGCATCATCCGGGGTTTTACGGCGTGCCCGATGCGCGGTGGTGCGAAGAGGTGCAGCACCATTTCGCCGAAACGCCGGACGGGTTGCGTATTACCTACGACCCTGCCCTGCGCGACGCTTTCATGGCCACGCTAGACCGGGCGCCGAACATGTGGCACGGATTCGACGCGCTTGCCGGGCGGCCGGTGGCGGTGATCCGTGGGGAAAATTCGGACATCCTATCCACCCGCATTGTCGAGGAGATGGCGCTGCGGCGGCCAGACCTGATCCGAACCGAAGTACCCGACCGGGCGCACATGCCATTTCTGGACGAGCCGGAAAGCCTTGCGGTGTTACGAGCCTACCTCGCTGCGGTGGCGGCAGCGGAGGGCAATTCCTGA
- a CDS encoding Mu transposase C-terminal domain-containing protein: protein MTEPLPDEVDDALWAEACRRAAAIRRFLETASGQSTVNAIADLASELQVSQATTYRLLRRFRADGTVMSLVETKRGRPAGHRALDARREEIIEKAIRKYYLKPTRPTVSQLVRDIETDCDAEGLKPPHRRTIERRLGDLDLRHRAQRRGETRTVKATTPVPGTLSTTRPLEIVQIDHTKADIFVVDEETREPIGRPWLTLAMDVFSRMVTGFYLTMDAPSRLSTSLCLLHSVYDKTAWLKAREIEEPWPVAGLPDRVHVDNGADFRSRAFKRGCENAGIAIDWRPPGTPRFGGHIERLIGTQMGRLHLLPGTTFSNAQDLAEYDSKKHAALTLRELERYIALDIVGSYHQSIHSSLSRPPLAVWRDHEGEIPLRLPEDRLQFWVSFLPEQERTLRPTGIHLFDLRYWSAALSADVGRTERRLLVKYDPRDMSRVFVRRPSGNFVEARYADLTLAPISLHEALTARRTLREKGRREVDSRAVVRTALEQRKLVDKAVKKTAAARRGKAQPRRADDLRDTGTLRGVDSSKPVPFVEDIE, encoded by the coding sequence GTGACCGAACCACTTCCAGACGAGGTAGACGACGCCCTGTGGGCAGAAGCGTGCCGCCGTGCGGCCGCGATACGCAGGTTCCTGGAGACCGCTTCCGGTCAGTCAACCGTGAACGCTATTGCCGATCTTGCTTCCGAACTGCAGGTCAGCCAAGCGACGACCTACCGTCTGCTAAGACGCTTTCGGGCGGACGGAACCGTGATGTCGCTCGTTGAGACCAAGCGCGGACGCCCGGCGGGCCATCGCGCTTTGGATGCTCGACGCGAGGAGATCATCGAGAAGGCAATCCGCAAATACTATCTGAAACCAACCCGGCCGACGGTCTCGCAGTTGGTGCGGGACATTGAAACGGATTGCGATGCGGAAGGATTGAAACCGCCGCATCGTCGAACAATCGAGCGGCGTCTGGGCGACCTGGACCTGCGCCACCGGGCGCAGCGCCGGGGCGAAACGCGGACCGTAAAAGCAACGACGCCAGTCCCGGGAACACTGAGCACCACTCGACCCCTCGAGATTGTTCAGATCGATCACACGAAAGCCGATATCTTTGTCGTCGATGAGGAAACCCGGGAACCGATCGGACGACCTTGGCTGACCCTGGCCATGGATGTCTTCAGCCGAATGGTGACAGGGTTCTACCTGACCATGGATGCGCCATCCCGGCTTTCGACGAGCCTCTGCTTGCTGCATTCGGTCTATGACAAGACGGCCTGGCTCAAAGCGCGCGAAATCGAAGAGCCCTGGCCGGTGGCCGGCCTTCCCGACCGAGTTCATGTGGACAACGGCGCGGATTTCCGGAGTCGCGCCTTCAAACGTGGCTGCGAGAATGCGGGCATCGCGATCGACTGGCGACCGCCGGGGACACCGCGCTTCGGCGGGCATATCGAGCGGCTGATCGGCACCCAGATGGGACGGCTGCACCTTTTGCCCGGTACGACCTTCAGCAACGCTCAGGACCTCGCGGAGTATGATTCAAAGAAACATGCGGCGCTGACCTTGCGGGAGTTGGAGCGCTATATCGCCCTCGACATTGTCGGGTCCTATCATCAGTCCATCCACAGTTCGCTGAGCCGCCCTCCCCTTGCGGTCTGGCGGGACCACGAAGGTGAGATCCCGCTGCGGCTGCCGGAAGATCGACTGCAGTTCTGGGTCTCTTTCCTGCCGGAACAGGAGCGGACCTTGCGTCCGACCGGCATTCACCTGTTCGATCTGCGCTACTGGTCAGCCGCACTCAGCGCCGATGTCGGCCGGACAGAGCGGCGGCTTCTCGTGAAGTATGATCCGCGTGACATGTCGCGCGTGTTCGTGCGGCGGCCCTCGGGCAACTTCGTCGAAGCCCGCTACGCGGACCTGACCCTGGCACCCATTTCCCTGCACGAGGCTTTGACGGCGCGGCGCACCCTGCGTGAGAAAGGGCGGCGAGAAGTCGATAGCCGCGCGGTTGTGAGGACCGCGCTCGAACAGCGGAAGTTGGTTGACAAGGCCGTCAAAAAAACCGCGGCCGCGCGGCGCGGCAAGGCTCAGCCGAGGCGTGCCGACGACCTCCGGGACACGGGCACGCTCCGTGGTGTCGACTCCAGCAAACCGGTGCCTTTTGTTGAGGACATCGAATGA
- a CDS encoding TniB family NTP-binding protein has translation MTNDHPHLTADAAALLSEPQAGRIRAIRSRRWVLYPRAKQALDRLEALLDHPRGPRMPSVAIYGDSGMGKTMIMQRFRDQHPPHLARRTGILMTPVLAMEMVSRPGERRFYGELLSLLGAPQAPRADIAQMEQATLRIMKAIGTQVLVIDEVHNILAGTYREQRIVLNMLRFISNRLQISLVCFGVNDAREAIGGDVQLARRFEQLTLNRWAANENFETLIASILRNTPLRRPTVLTPKSLRRILQITDGITANIFQMLGSLAIEAIESGTEHITDGAVEAWVPAFDTEAAFA, from the coding sequence ATGACGAACGATCACCCTCATCTGACCGCCGACGCGGCGGCCCTGCTGTCTGAACCCCAGGCAGGACGCATTCGCGCCATCAGGTCCCGCCGTTGGGTTCTCTACCCTCGCGCGAAGCAAGCCCTCGATCGCCTTGAGGCGCTTCTTGATCATCCGAGAGGCCCCCGCATGCCGTCTGTCGCGATTTACGGCGATAGCGGGATGGGAAAGACCATGATCATGCAACGCTTCCGTGACCAGCATCCGCCACATCTCGCTCGCCGGACCGGCATTCTGATGACACCGGTCCTGGCCATGGAAATGGTCAGCCGCCCCGGCGAGCGGCGGTTCTATGGTGAACTGCTTTCCCTCCTCGGTGCACCGCAGGCACCACGGGCCGATATTGCCCAGATGGAACAGGCGACGCTGCGGATCATGAAGGCCATCGGCACCCAGGTTCTGGTCATCGACGAGGTCCACAACATCCTTGCCGGGACCTATCGAGAGCAACGTATCGTGCTCAACATGCTGCGCTTTATCAGCAATCGGCTCCAAATCTCCCTGGTCTGCTTCGGCGTGAACGACGCCCGGGAAGCCATCGGCGGCGACGTTCAGCTTGCGCGCCGCTTCGAGCAACTCACCCTGAACCGTTGGGCCGCCAATGAGAACTTCGAGACGTTGATTGCGTCGATCCTGCGCAATACGCCATTGCGGCGACCTACTGTGCTGACGCCTAAATCCCTGCGGCGCATTCTGCAGATAACGGACGGCATCACGGCGAACATCTTCCAGATGTTGGGCAGTCTTGCGATCGAGGCCATCGAAAGCGGGACCGAACACATCACCGACGGCGCCGTCGAGGCCTGGGTGCCCGCGTTTGACACCGAGGCAGCCTTCGCATGA
- a CDS encoding TniQ family protein, which yields MTGPLPVTLSPLPGEVLSSWINRHADFYGVTPLTMLRHGLPEATSHGAIDLSLTKAQTDRIAGMFGVGPKLVRSLSFADAPKAAHRFISKGPMQRCARCTHSGADLLPVLRSELQGWRITCPHCGEHYQDKTTSDGDRTLAPYRAAARRGEALLDNHAERRVETWLPPLEIARLLLMRRIPWPPPRDCDFWRYRLLGAIVPDFDDLLTKETAFPFSPKHPILPLHVRPALLAGVAIIDRAGPPMLKMLQGHMMGENKNRFVMATDHLVAPALEWGPPQQFQLI from the coding sequence ATGACAGGACCCCTGCCCGTCACCTTGTCACCCCTGCCCGGCGAAGTCCTGTCATCCTGGATTAATCGCCACGCGGACTTCTATGGGGTCACACCATTGACCATGCTGCGCCATGGGCTACCGGAGGCGACATCGCATGGGGCAATCGACCTGTCGCTGACGAAAGCGCAGACGGACCGGATTGCGGGGATGTTCGGCGTGGGCCCGAAACTTGTACGCAGCCTGAGCTTCGCAGACGCCCCGAAAGCCGCTCACCGCTTCATTTCCAAGGGTCCGATGCAGCGTTGCGCGCGTTGCACTCATTCTGGTGCTGATCTACTGCCAGTCCTTCGAAGCGAATTGCAAGGTTGGAGGATCACTTGCCCGCACTGTGGGGAACACTACCAGGACAAGACCACCAGCGATGGCGATCGGACACTTGCACCATATCGCGCGGCAGCACGTCGCGGTGAGGCCTTGTTGGATAACCACGCAGAACGCCGCGTGGAAACATGGCTGCCACCGCTGGAGATTGCGCGACTCTTGCTCATGCGCCGCATCCCCTGGCCACCCCCTCGCGATTGCGATTTTTGGCGCTACCGTCTCCTTGGCGCCATCGTTCCCGATTTCGATGACCTTCTAACCAAAGAGACCGCGTTCCCGTTCTCGCCAAAGCACCCCATTCTGCCGCTACACGTCCGTCCCGCGCTCTTGGCAGGCGTGGCGATCATCGACCGCGCAGGACCACCGATGCTGAAGATGCTGCAAGGGCACATGATGGGAGAAAACAAGAACCGATTTGTCATGGCAACTGACCATTTGGTCGCCCCAGCTCTCGAGTGGGGACCGCCCCAACAGTTCCAATTGATATGA
- a CDS encoding helix-turn-helix domain-containing protein — translation MNLRDRVALNIQELRRARSLSQEELAHRADVSRGHMGKLENAKFAASLDLLERIAKALNVDPAELFTKR, via the coding sequence ATGAACTTGCGGGACCGTGTAGCACTAAACATCCAGGAATTGAGACGCGCCCGCAGCCTCAGCCAGGAGGAGCTTGCTCATCGGGCCGATGTGAGTCGCGGCCATATGGGCAAGCTCGAGAACGCCAAGTTCGCGGCCTCCCTCGACCTTCTCGAACGTATCGCCAAAGCACTGAACGTAGATCCAGCAGAGCTCTTCACAAAACGCTAG
- a CDS encoding lytic transglycosylase domain-containing protein, whose product MEHSAEAEVVLASLDATPPSSRDDTLSLIRTTAVRHQGNRALRQVSLDADDWQILFRALVEAESSYNPTAVSPKDAYGLGQLMPDTARALGVDPRDPSQNLDGAARYLLAQLGTFKDIDLALAAYNAGPHRVVEYSGIPPFIETRDYIARIHRIRSRLAGTPVSAPDIRVADRVPARAPVLIDLQ is encoded by the coding sequence TTGGAACATAGCGCTGAAGCCGAGGTCGTTCTGGCCTCGTTGGACGCCACGCCGCCTTCCAGTCGCGACGACACCCTCTCCCTGATCCGCACGACTGCCGTCCGCCACCAGGGGAACCGTGCCCTGCGGCAGGTCAGCCTTGATGCGGACGACTGGCAAATTCTGTTCCGCGCCCTGGTCGAGGCTGAAAGCAGCTACAACCCGACCGCCGTCAGCCCGAAGGATGCCTATGGTCTTGGCCAGCTGATGCCGGATACTGCCCGTGCGCTCGGCGTCGATCCGCGCGATCCCTCCCAGAACCTCGACGGCGCGGCGCGGTATCTGCTCGCACAACTCGGAACGTTCAAGGACATCGACTTGGCGCTCGCGGCCTACAATGCCGGACCGCACCGGGTGGTCGAGTATTCCGGCATCCCGCCTTTCATCGAGACCCGCGACTACATCGCGCGCATCCACCGGATCCGGTCCCGACTTGCGGGTACACCTGTTTCCGCGCCGGACATCCGCGTCGCAGACCGGGTTCCAGCCCGCGCGCCGGTCCTCATCGATCTTCAGTAA